Proteins encoded together in one Flavobacterium keumense window:
- the atpH gene encoding ATP synthase F1 subunit delta, which yields MAGTRAAIRYAKAILNISNSKGVVEVVNNDMKWIASTINANEELSTFIQSPTTTVEAKEKALLEVFSGVNAVTQGLFHLLFENKRFEILEAVALEYNKLSDEMNGIEVAKVTTAIPMDAALETKVLAKIATLSDKKITIENTVDASIIGGFILRIGDKQYNASVANRLQVLKREFSN from the coding sequence ATGGCAGGTACAAGAGCAGCAATTCGTTATGCAAAAGCAATCTTAAACATCTCTAATTCAAAAGGAGTGGTTGAGGTTGTGAATAACGATATGAAATGGATTGCTTCTACAATCAACGCAAACGAAGAATTAAGCACCTTCATTCAAAGCCCAACGACTACCGTTGAGGCAAAAGAAAAAGCGTTATTGGAAGTTTTTTCTGGAGTAAATGCAGTAACACAAGGATTGTTTCATTTGTTGTTTGAAAACAAACGTTTTGAAATCCTTGAAGCAGTTGCTTTAGAATACAATAAATTGTCTGATGAAATGAACGGAATTGAGGTAGCCAAAGTAACTACTGCTATTCCAATGGATGCGGCTTTAGAAACTAAAGTTTTAGCAAAAATCGCAACCCTTTCAGATAAGAAAATCACAATTGAAAACACAGTAGATGCTTCTATTATAGGAGGATTTATTTTGAGAATAGGCGACAAGCAATACAACGCTTCTGTTGCTAATAGATTACAAGTATTAAAAAGAGAGTTTAGTAATTAG